A genomic window from Thermovenabulum gondwanense includes:
- the rpsG gene encoding 30S ribosomal protein S7 — protein MPRKGHVRRREVAEDPIYKSKLVTKLINKLMYDGKKSIAQRACYEAFEIIRQKTGKDPMEVFQEALKNVMPVLEVRPRRVGGATYQVPMEVPENRRLSLGIRWLVDYARQRTDKKTIREKLAAEIMDAANGAGGAVKKKEETHRMAEANRAFAHYRW, from the coding sequence ATGCCAAGGAAAGGCCACGTTAGAAGGCGCGAAGTTGCTGAAGATCCCATTTATAAAAGCAAACTGGTTACGAAGCTCATTAACAAACTGATGTACGATGGCAAAAAGAGCATCGCGCAGAGGGCTTGCTATGAGGCCTTCGAAATTATAAGGCAAAAGACGGGTAAGGACCCCATGGAAGTTTTTCAGGAAGCTTTGAAGAATGTCATGCCCGTGCTTGAGGTTAGGCCGCGCAGGGTAGGAGGTGCTACCTACCAGGTTCCAATGGAAGTTCCGGAAAACCGCAGGTTATCCCTCGGGATTCGCTGGCTGGTAGATTACGCCCGCCAGAGGACCGATAAAAAGACCATCAGGGAAAAGCTCGCAGCTGAAATAATGGATGCGGCCAATGGTGCGGGTGGAGCCGTTAAGAAGAAGGAAGAAACCCACAGAATGGCAGAAGCCAACAGGGCGTTTGCACATTACCGGTGGTAA
- the rpsL gene encoding 30S ribosomal protein S12, with the protein MPTMNQLVRKGREKVTKKSKSPALKGNPQKRGVCTVVKTTTPKKPNSALRKIARVRLTNGIEVTAYIPGIGHNLQEHSVVLVRGGRVKDLPGVRYHIIRGALDAAGVANRRQGRSLYGAKRPKS; encoded by the coding sequence ATGCCGACAATGAATCAGCTGGTGAGAAAGGGCAGGGAGAAGGTTACCAAAAAATCCAAGTCACCTGCACTCAAAGGGAACCCGCAGAAACGCGGTGTTTGCACCGTTGTAAAGACAACTACTCCAAAGAAGCCAAACTCTGCTTTGAGAAAGATTGCCAGGGTGAGGCTGACAAACGGTATTGAAGTTACCGCATATATCCCGGGCATTGGTCATAACCTTCAGGAGCACTCGGTAGTTTTAGTAAGAGGCGGCAGGGTTAAAGACTTGCCGGGTGTAAGATACCACATTATCCGCGGGGCTCTCGATGCTGCTGGAGTAGCCAACAGGAGACAGGGTAGATCTCTATACGGTGCGAAAAGACCAAAGTCATAA
- a CDS encoding L7Ae/L30e/S12e/Gadd45 family ribosomal protein: MLNRLKNAPRKTVGTKQTLKAVEKNQASVVFIAEDAEEHVVSGLKELCRTKGIEMVFVPTMKELGQACGIDVGAASAAILS, encoded by the coding sequence ATGTTAAACAGATTAAAAAATGCCCCCAGAAAAACCGTAGGTACCAAGCAAACCCTTAAAGCGGTGGAAAAGAATCAAGCTTCAGTAGTGTTTATTGCAGAGGATGCTGAGGAGCACGTGGTTTCAGGCCTGAAGGAACTGTGTCGCACGAAGGGAATAGAGATGGTCTTTGTCCCTACTATGAAGGAACTGGGCCAGGCTTGCGGTATTGATGTAGGGGCAGCATCAGCTGCAATTTTGAGCTAA
- the rpoC gene encoding DNA-directed RNA polymerase subunit beta' has translation MLELNFFDKIEIGLASPEKIREWSKGEVKKPETINYRTLKPEKGGLFCERIFGPVKDWECHCGKYKRVRYKGIICDRCGVEVTKSKVRRERMGHIELAAPVSHIWFLKGIPSRIGLMLDMSPRALEKVIYFASYIVIEPGNTPLTKKQLLTEKEYREYREKYGNAFKAGMGAEAIKELLKEIDLEKLSKELRAELKEANGQKKIRILRRLEVVEAFRKSGNRPEWMILEVIPVIPPDLRPMVQLDGGRFATSDLNDLYRRVINRNNRLKRLLDLGAPDIIVRNEKRMLQEAVDALIDNGRRGKPVTGPGNRPLKSLSDMLKGKQGRFRQNLLGKRVDYSGRSVIVVGPELKLYQCGLPKEMALELFKPFVMKKLVEKNYAHNIKSAKRMVERVKPEVWDVLEEVIKEHPVLLNRAPTLHRLGIQAFEPVLVEGRAIQIHPLVCTAYNADFDGDQMAVHVPLSAEAQAEARLLMLSTNNILKPADGKPVVTPTQDMVLGSYYLTIEVKGEKGEGKVFSSENEALLAYDSGEVGLHAPIKVRITKEINGKKRSGIITTTVGRIIFNQCVPQDLGFVDRSKEENFFELELNTLVDKSKLGEIVDRCYKKHGTTLTAEMLDRIKSVSFHYATKAGITIGITDIEVPKDKWKILSEADEKVDQVELMYRRGLISEDERYEKVIEIWENATNKVTESLMDSLDRLNPVYMMANSGARGNKQQIRQLAGMRGLMADTAGRIIDLPIKANFREGLTVLEYFISTHGARKGLADTALRTADSGYLTRRLVDVSQDVIVRELDCGTTEGITVRAIMDGKDVIESLKERIDGRYAREDIVNPVTGEVIVRENEIITDEIADRIIKAGIHEVKIRSVLTCRTRHGVCAKCYGKNLATGKPVEVGEAVGIIAAQSIGEPGTQLTMRTFHTGGIAGHDITQGLPRVEELFEARRPKGQAVITEIGGTVRIIENKKKREVEITADTGEVKVYQIPYGARLTVENGARVEPGDELCEGPINPHDILRIKGVRGVQAYLLQEVLKVYRMQGVDINDKHIEIIIRQMLRKVKIEDPGDTDLLPGELIDIFELEEINEKAKLEGKKPAEARRVLLGITKASLATDSFLSAASFQETTRVLTEASIKGKVDPLIGLKENVIIGKLIPAGTGMKRYRNIKIICEGQEETATTSEN, from the coding sequence TTGCTGGAGCTAAACTTTTTTGACAAGATAGAGATAGGCCTTGCTTCACCGGAAAAAATAAGGGAATGGTCCAAAGGCGAGGTTAAAAAACCCGAAACCATAAACTACAGGACGCTGAAACCCGAAAAGGGAGGGCTTTTCTGCGAGAGGATTTTTGGACCCGTAAAGGACTGGGAATGCCACTGCGGAAAATATAAAAGGGTTAGGTACAAGGGAATTATTTGCGACAGATGCGGCGTAGAGGTTACCAAATCCAAGGTACGAAGGGAAAGAATGGGGCATATTGAGCTGGCAGCCCCCGTTTCCCATATCTGGTTTTTAAAGGGGATTCCGAGCAGAATCGGTCTGATGCTCGATATGTCCCCGCGTGCTTTGGAAAAAGTGATATATTTTGCTTCATATATTGTAATCGAACCGGGCAATACTCCTCTCACCAAAAAGCAGCTTTTGACGGAAAAGGAATACAGAGAATACAGGGAAAAATACGGGAATGCCTTTAAAGCGGGCATGGGAGCCGAAGCCATAAAGGAGCTTTTAAAGGAAATAGATTTAGAAAAATTATCTAAAGAGTTAAGGGCGGAATTGAAAGAAGCCAACGGGCAGAAAAAAATAAGGATTTTAAGAAGGCTCGAGGTGGTAGAAGCCTTCAGAAAGTCGGGCAACAGGCCCGAATGGATGATCCTTGAGGTAATCCCGGTGATTCCTCCGGACCTGAGGCCAATGGTGCAGCTGGATGGTGGGCGCTTTGCCACATCGGACCTAAACGACCTTTACAGGAGGGTAATAAACAGGAACAACAGATTAAAGAGACTCCTGGACCTCGGGGCACCGGACATCATAGTAAGGAACGAAAAGAGGATGCTCCAGGAAGCGGTGGATGCCCTGATCGATAACGGAAGAAGGGGAAAGCCGGTAACCGGGCCGGGCAACAGGCCGTTAAAATCCCTGAGCGATATGCTCAAGGGTAAGCAGGGAAGATTCAGGCAAAACCTCCTGGGTAAACGTGTGGATTATTCCGGTCGTTCCGTTATAGTTGTCGGTCCGGAGCTGAAGTTATATCAGTGCGGTCTTCCCAAAGAAATGGCGCTTGAACTTTTCAAACCCTTTGTCATGAAAAAACTGGTAGAGAAAAACTACGCTCACAACATAAAAAGCGCCAAGCGCATGGTAGAAAGGGTAAAACCCGAGGTATGGGATGTGCTGGAAGAGGTAATTAAAGAGCATCCCGTGCTGTTAAACAGGGCTCCAACGCTGCACAGGCTTGGAATTCAGGCTTTCGAACCCGTTCTCGTGGAAGGCAGGGCGATTCAAATACATCCTTTGGTTTGTACCGCCTACAATGCTGACTTTGACGGTGACCAGATGGCGGTACATGTTCCGCTGTCGGCAGAGGCTCAAGCGGAAGCCAGGCTCTTGATGCTTTCTACCAACAACATACTGAAGCCCGCGGATGGGAAACCGGTAGTTACTCCTACACAGGATATGGTTCTGGGTTCGTACTACCTCACCATCGAAGTAAAAGGGGAAAAGGGTGAGGGGAAGGTATTCTCATCGGAAAACGAGGCGCTTTTAGCTTACGACAGCGGTGAAGTAGGACTCCATGCTCCGATTAAGGTGAGGATTACAAAGGAGATAAACGGTAAAAAGCGTTCGGGAATTATCACCACAACCGTCGGCAGGATAATCTTCAACCAGTGCGTCCCACAGGATCTGGGCTTTGTGGATCGCTCGAAGGAGGAAAATTTTTTCGAGTTAGAGCTTAACACATTGGTGGATAAAAGCAAGCTGGGGGAAATAGTAGACCGCTGCTACAAAAAGCACGGCACTACCCTGACGGCGGAAATGCTGGATAGGATAAAGTCTGTTAGCTTTCACTACGCCACAAAGGCAGGTATTACAATTGGTATAACGGATATTGAGGTGCCAAAGGACAAGTGGAAGATCCTATCGGAAGCCGATGAAAAGGTAGACCAGGTCGAATTAATGTACAGAAGAGGTTTGATATCCGAGGACGAAAGGTATGAAAAGGTAATAGAGATATGGGAAAATGCCACCAATAAAGTAACGGAAAGTTTAATGGACAGCCTTGACAGATTAAATCCCGTATACATGATGGCAAACTCCGGTGCTCGAGGCAACAAACAGCAGATAAGGCAGTTAGCGGGTATGAGAGGTCTTATGGCCGATACGGCAGGCCGAATCATTGACTTACCCATAAAGGCCAACTTCCGGGAAGGTCTGACGGTGCTGGAATACTTCATATCCACCCATGGTGCCCGTAAAGGACTTGCGGATACTGCTCTCAGGACGGCGGACTCGGGATACCTGACAAGAAGGCTTGTGGATGTAAGCCAGGACGTGATTGTCAGAGAATTGGATTGCGGCACTACCGAAGGAATTACCGTCAGGGCAATAATGGATGGCAAGGATGTTATAGAGTCTTTGAAGGAGAGAATAGACGGCAGATACGCCCGGGAGGACATAGTAAATCCGGTTACGGGCGAAGTGATTGTAAGGGAAAATGAGATAATTACCGATGAAATAGCTGACAGGATAATAAAAGCGGGGATACATGAGGTTAAGATAAGGTCGGTACTCACCTGCAGGACCAGGCATGGCGTATGTGCCAAGTGTTACGGCAAAAACCTGGCGACGGGAAAACCGGTGGAGGTGGGGGAAGCGGTGGGCATCATCGCTGCCCAGTCCATAGGTGAACCGGGTACCCAGCTGACGATGAGAACCTTCCACACCGGTGGTATTGCCGGGCACGATATTACACAGGGTTTACCCAGGGTGGAGGAATTGTTCGAAGCGAGAAGACCCAAAGGCCAGGCGGTTATCACTGAAATCGGCGGTACAGTCAGGATTATTGAAAATAAGAAGAAAAGAGAAGTGGAAATTACCGCTGATACCGGCGAAGTAAAGGTTTATCAAATACCTTACGGTGCAAGGTTGACGGTGGAAAACGGCGCAAGGGTGGAGCCGGGCGACGAGCTCTGCGAAGGACCTATCAATCCCCACGATATACTAAGAATAAAGGGTGTACGGGGAGTCCAGGCCTACCTGCTGCAGGAAGTGTTGAAGGTTTACAGGATGCAGGGCGTGGATATAAACGATAAGCACATTGAGATAATAATAAGACAAATGCTTAGAAAGGTTAAGATAGAAGATCCCGGAGATACGGATTTACTGCCCGGCGAGCTCATCGACATTTTTGAGCTGGAAGAAATAAACGAAAAGGCGAAGCTGGAAGGTAAAAAACCCGCGGAGGCAAGACGGGTGCTCCTGGGAATCACGAAAGCGTCCCTTGCGACGGATTCTTTCCTGTCCGCCGCATCCTTCCAGGAAACCACCAGAGTGCTTACCGAAGCATCCATAAAAGGAAAGGTGGACCCGCTCATTGGTCTAAAAGAAAATGTTATAATAGGAAAGTTGATACCTGCAGGAACCGGCATGAAGAGGTACAGGAATATAAAAATTATATGCGAAGGGCAGGAGGAAACCGCTACCACATCGGAAAATTAA